A section of the Bifidobacterium sp. ESL0728 genome encodes:
- a CDS encoding AAA family ATPase yields MSTHKSDPSNDETNISDATRLSDATHLPPTSVDNEAPHGGKSAFPSLPKRSRFKGQPKPEQTTIDPSDDSTVLSSVHGVNEDETISEETILSTSMPGNGAESPVLPTENPSTAGLDGQADGSYIAPTISAIPAATNSMPIADNSVTGKTTDTPQTSALQSGYQAPSSASYATSAPASTFQAQPSAASSVSQDSLSAPYASASPVSSIITPPNDSILDFKRSFDALVDNIGKVVVGKPEPIKLCVTALMVGGHVLLEDNPGTGKTQLARGLANSIATSFKRIQFTPDLLPSDVVGVTFYDQKSGEFEFREGPIFASIVLADEINRASPKTQSALLEVMEEQKTTVDGKTYPMPQPFIVIATQNPLEQLGTYKLPEAQMDRFLIKTSVGAPGHDVSIGILRDIDITDRADTVSAVLSGDDIIRLRKTAKEVRVDDRILEYIERLVEATRLSEKLRVGSSMRGALALTRCARIWAAADARDYVLPDDVQDLAVPVLAHRIILNAETAFKGETAEQVVAQIVESVPAPAMGA; encoded by the coding sequence ATGAGCACACACAAGAGCGACCCATCCAATGATGAGACGAACATTTCGGACGCCACGCGCCTCTCCGACGCAACCCATCTGCCGCCGACCAGCGTAGACAACGAAGCCCCGCACGGCGGCAAAAGCGCGTTTCCGTCACTGCCAAAGCGTTCCAGGTTCAAAGGCCAGCCAAAACCAGAGCAGACCACCATCGATCCAAGCGACGACAGCACAGTACTGAGTTCCGTTCACGGCGTCAATGAAGACGAGACCATTTCGGAGGAAACCATACTGAGCACGTCGATGCCCGGCAACGGCGCCGAATCCCCGGTCCTGCCCACCGAAAACCCGTCAACCGCGGGCTTGGACGGCCAAGCCGACGGCAGCTATATCGCCCCGACGATCTCGGCAATACCCGCAGCTACAAATTCAATGCCCATCGCAGATAACTCAGTTACCGGCAAGACCACAGATACACCGCAAACCAGCGCTCTGCAAAGCGGATATCAGGCGCCATCCTCGGCGTCGTACGCGACGTCGGCGCCGGCAAGCACTTTCCAGGCACAACCATCCGCAGCGTCTTCCGTGAGTCAAGACTCGCTTTCGGCCCCCTATGCCTCGGCCTCGCCGGTCTCAAGCATCATCACACCGCCGAATGACTCCATCCTCGATTTCAAGCGTTCCTTCGACGCTTTGGTCGACAACATCGGCAAGGTCGTGGTCGGCAAGCCCGAACCCATCAAACTGTGCGTCACGGCCCTGATGGTCGGCGGGCACGTGCTCTTGGAAGACAACCCCGGCACCGGCAAAACGCAGCTGGCGCGAGGCCTGGCCAATTCCATCGCCACCTCGTTCAAGCGTATCCAGTTCACCCCTGACCTTCTGCCGAGCGACGTGGTCGGCGTGACCTTCTACGACCAGAAATCCGGTGAATTCGAATTCCGAGAAGGCCCGATCTTCGCCTCCATCGTACTGGCCGACGAAATCAACCGCGCCTCGCCGAAGACCCAGTCCGCGCTGCTGGAAGTCATGGAGGAGCAGAAGACCACCGTCGACGGCAAGACCTACCCGATGCCACAGCCGTTCATCGTCATCGCCACCCAGAACCCGTTGGAGCAGCTCGGCACTTACAAACTGCCCGAGGCCCAGATGGACCGCTTCCTGATCAAGACCTCCGTCGGCGCCCCCGGCCACGACGTGTCGATCGGCATTCTGCGTGACATCGACATCACCGACCGCGCCGATACCGTTTCCGCAGTTTTGAGCGGTGACGACATCATCAGACTGCGCAAGACCGCCAAGGAGGTGCGCGTCGACGACCGCATCCTCGAATACATCGAACGCCTGGTCGAGGCCACCAGGCTGAGCGAAAAGCTTCGTGTGGGCTCCTCCATGCGTGGCGCGTTGGCCTTGACCCGTTGCGCCCGCATCTGGGCCGCCGCCGACGCACGCGACTACGTGCTCCCCGACGATGTGCAGGATCTTGCGGTGCCGGTGCTCGCCCACCGCATCATCTTGAACGCCGAAACCGCGTTCAAGGGCGAAACCGCCGAGCAGGTCGTCGCGCAAATCGTCGAGTCCGTCCCGGCGCCTGCCATGGGAGCCTGA